The proteins below come from a single Cervus canadensis isolate Bull #8, Minnesota chromosome 2, ASM1932006v1, whole genome shotgun sequence genomic window:
- the VTCN1 gene encoding V-set domain-containing T-cell activation inhibitor 1, protein MASLGQVIFWSIISIIIILAGAIAFIIGFGISGRHSITVTTLTSAGNIGEDGILSCTFEPDIKLADIVIQWLKEGVMGLVHEFKEGKDVLSNQDEMFRGRTAVFSDQVIVGNASLRLKNVQLTDAGTYKCYIITSKGKGNANLEYKTGAFSIPEVNVDYNASSESLRCEAPRWFPQPTVVWASQVDQGANFSDVSNTSFELNSENVTMKVVSVLYNVTINNTYSCMIENNIAKATGDIKVTDSEIKRRSHLQLLNSKASLCVSAYSGIDWALLPLCFYLMLK, encoded by the exons CATTATTAGCATCATCATTATTCTGGCTGGAGCAATTGCATTTATCATCGGGTTTGGTATTTCAG GAAGACACTCCATCACAGTCACTACTCTCACCTCAGCTGGGAACATCGGGGAGGATGGCATCCTAAGTTGCACTTTTGAACCTGACATCAAACTTGCTGATATCGTGATACAGTGGCTGAAGGAAGGTGTCATGGGCTTGGTCCATGAGTTCAAAGAAGGCAAAGATGTCCTGTCAAACCAGGATGAAATGTTCAGAGGCCGGACAGCAGTGTTTTCTGATCAAGTAATAGTTGGTAATGCCTCTCTGAGGCTGAAAAATGTACAACTCACAGATGCTGGCACCTATAAGTGTTACATCATCACTTCTAAGGGCAAGGGGAATGCTAACCTCGAATATAAAACTGGAG CCTTCAGCATCCCAGAGGTGAACGTGGACTATAACGCCAGCTCGGAGAGCTTACGATGTGAGGCTCCCCGATGGTTTCCCCAGCCCACAGTGGTCTGGGCATCCCAAGTTGACCAGGGAGCCAACTTCTCAGACGTCTCCAACACTAGTTTTGAGCTGAACTCTGAGAATGTGACCATGAAGGTTGTGTCCGTACTCTACAACGTCACAATCAACAACACTTACTCCTGTATGATTGAAAACAACATTGCCAAAGCCACAGGGGATATCAAAGTGACAG ACTCAGAGATTAAGAGGCGAAGCCACCTACAGCTGCTGAACTCAAAGGCTTCCCTGTGTGTCTCTGCTTATTCTGGCATAGACTGGGCACTCTTGCCGCTCTGCTTTTATCTGATGCTAAAATAA